A genomic stretch from Acidobacteriota bacterium includes:
- a CDS encoding efflux RND transporter periplasmic adaptor subunit codes for MVNTRIFKYAPYSLALASVVWLCGCTRESAQPEPEVAVQVAPAKQGTISQIVTTDAVLFPVNQATIVPKITAPVMKAYVVRGSKVREGQLLVALENRDLAAAVQENRGNLEQAQAAREIATNNSLPEELQKAEFDAQAAKENLDAQQKIYESRKSLFAQGAIPRKDFDAANVAFVQVKAQYEQAQKHWNGLKAIGHQQALKSANAQLASAEGKYKGAEAQLQYSEIRSPIDGVVTDGPWYPGMVPQAGAPLVTVMDLSQMIAKGHIPHSQAALLKKGDKATLRVSGIDDAITGKVTLVSPALDPGSTTVEVWVQAPNSNGLLKPGASAMLTITAKTVRNALIVPAQSILTDEEGKKSVMVVAEDRTAVKREVETGIQTSDSVQIVSGLKLGERVVETGVYGLPDKTKVKIEAAPPVDEEQQHKDMEEKGS; via the coding sequence ATGGTAAATACACGAATCTTCAAATATGCACCTTACAGTCTTGCTCTCGCGAGCGTGGTCTGGCTGTGCGGCTGCACAAGAGAGTCAGCTCAGCCTGAACCAGAGGTTGCCGTCCAGGTAGCACCAGCAAAGCAAGGGACAATCTCCCAGATTGTGACCACAGATGCAGTGCTGTTTCCGGTCAATCAAGCGACGATCGTTCCAAAAATTACTGCGCCTGTGATGAAGGCTTATGTGGTGCGGGGCAGCAAGGTTAGGGAAGGACAGCTATTAGTTGCTTTGGAAAACAGAGATCTTGCGGCGGCTGTCCAAGAGAATCGCGGCAATCTTGAGCAGGCGCAAGCAGCAAGAGAGATAGCGACCAACAACTCGCTACCCGAAGAACTGCAGAAAGCGGAATTTGACGCTCAGGCGGCAAAAGAGAATCTGGACGCACAACAAAAAATCTATGAAAGCCGCAAGAGTCTGTTCGCTCAAGGGGCCATACCGCGTAAGGACTTTGATGCCGCCAACGTTGCCTTCGTTCAGGTAAAAGCGCAATACGAACAGGCGCAAAAGCATTGGAATGGACTGAAGGCCATTGGTCACCAACAAGCACTCAAGTCAGCCAATGCACAGCTCGCCAGCGCTGAAGGCAAGTACAAAGGCGCTGAAGCTCAACTTCAGTATTCCGAGATTCGCAGCCCGATCGACGGCGTGGTCACAGATGGGCCCTGGTATCCGGGAATGGTACCGCAGGCGGGCGCTCCTCTGGTCACTGTGATGGATCTTTCCCAGATGATCGCTAAAGGTCACATTCCGCATAGTCAGGCAGCACTCCTAAAGAAAGGAGACAAGGCAACTCTGAGAGTGTCGGGCATCGATGATGCCATCACCGGTAAGGTAACACTCGTGAGTCCCGCTTTGGATCCTGGCAGCACGACAGTTGAAGTGTGGGTACAGGCACCCAATTCCAATGGCCTCCTTAAGCCAGGAGCGTCAGCGATGCTCACAATCACTGCCAAGACGGTCCGCAACGCCCTCATCGTTCCGGCGCAGTCAATACTCACAGATGAAGAAGGAAAAAAGTCTGTCATGGTCGTTGCTGAAGATCGAACGGCCGTGAAACGGGAGGTCGAGACCGGTATTCAGACGTCAGACTCAGTCCAGATAGTCAGCGGCCTCAAGCTCGGAGAGCGAGTAGTAGAAACCGGTGTTTACGGTCTCCCCGATAAAACTAAGGTAAAGATTGAAGCAGCTCCCCCAGTCGACGAAGAACAGCAACACAAGGATATGGAAGAAAAAGGGAGCTGA
- a CDS encoding TolC family protein, giving the protein MGCALRIFQAICLTTAFCGPAMGQQTGTPNAQPQASAPDSQAPVVLTLRDALERARNLDPTYRTALTAAGIAQEDHVQARAALLPSVAENTEYLYTQGGTGTSTPRYIANNAVHEYVSQGNIHQVISGAQFADFNRTSAAAAAARANAEIASRGLVATVVTAYYAEVVARRKYANAQLAADETKRFFELTQKLEQGGEVAHSDVIKAQLTANDAQRAQREAELAMGRTHLELAVLVFQSFNQNFSTVDDLRLAPPLPPMQELEQQAKVKNPQLYAAMQSFRAAGYEVLASKAAYLPSLSLDYFYGIDANRFATYSNTPEGRIRNLGYSAIATLNIPIWNWGAIHSKVRQSELRREQVQIELSAAQRKLIAGLRTLYAEADAARIQLDVLQQSADLAAQSVQLTLLRYQGGEATALEVVDAQNALVTARNNFDDGQSRYRVAIANLQTLTGVF; this is encoded by the coding sequence ATGGGCTGTGCATTAAGGATTTTCCAGGCAATCTGTCTGACTACGGCGTTCTGCGGTCCCGCTATGGGCCAGCAGACTGGGACTCCAAATGCGCAGCCGCAGGCTTCCGCGCCTGATTCTCAAGCGCCTGTTGTGCTTACGCTGCGTGATGCCCTGGAGCGGGCTCGTAATCTTGATCCCACCTACCGCACCGCATTAACCGCCGCGGGCATAGCGCAAGAGGATCACGTCCAAGCACGGGCAGCGTTGCTGCCGAGTGTTGCAGAAAATACCGAGTACTTGTACACACAGGGCGGCACTGGTACCTCGACGCCCCGTTATATCGCAAACAACGCAGTCCACGAGTATGTATCCCAAGGGAACATCCACCAAGTAATTAGCGGGGCACAGTTTGCTGATTTCAATCGAACCTCTGCTGCTGCGGCAGCGGCGCGGGCGAATGCTGAAATCGCCTCAAGAGGTCTAGTTGCGACCGTCGTGACGGCGTACTACGCGGAGGTAGTTGCCCGGCGCAAATACGCGAATGCGCAGCTGGCAGCCGATGAAACCAAGCGCTTCTTCGAACTTACTCAGAAGCTTGAGCAGGGTGGAGAAGTCGCCCATTCGGATGTTATCAAGGCGCAATTGACAGCCAACGACGCACAACGTGCTCAACGCGAAGCCGAGCTCGCAATGGGGCGGACGCATCTTGAATTGGCAGTGCTCGTTTTTCAAAGCTTCAACCAAAACTTCTCCACGGTCGATGACCTTCGGCTGGCGCCGCCGCTGCCTCCGATGCAAGAACTCGAGCAACAGGCAAAAGTCAAGAACCCACAGCTGTATGCCGCGATGCAGAGCTTCCGTGCAGCGGGGTACGAAGTGCTCGCATCAAAGGCGGCTTACCTGCCGTCGCTCAGCCTGGATTACTTCTATGGCATCGATGCGAATCGATTCGCCACTTACAGCAATACACCCGAGGGCCGAATTCGCAATCTGGGGTACTCCGCGATCGCTACTCTGAACATTCCAATTTGGAACTGGGGTGCGATACACAGCAAGGTAAGGCAAAGTGAATTGCGCCGCGAGCAGGTGCAGATCGAGCTGTCCGCAGCACAGCGCAAGTTAATTGCTGGCCTAAGAACGTTGTACGCCGAGGCGGATGCTGCGCGAATTCAACTCGACGTATTGCAGCAATCAGCTGATCTTGCAGCTCAGAGCGTCCAACTCACATTGCTGCGATACCAAGGAGGGGAAGCGACGGCGCTGGAAGTGGTAGATGCTCAAAACGCGCTCGTCACTGCCCGTAACAACTTCGACGACGGCCAATCCCGGTATCGAGTGGCGATTGCCAATCTCCAAACTCTCACAGGTGTGTTTTAG
- a CDS encoding ABC transporter: protein MLIAEEFSKYFGSVCALKEVGLSLPDGQILGLIGPNGAGKTTFLQGLAGLLPMSSGRLSWNGVQVPLRNRPKLLFYLEDGIAPHPDLSVGAVLDFYAKIFGRGGNERDEALERFDLPSYASNRIKSLSKGTLKRLLLSLAWLAHQEVLLLDEPFDGLDLRQVRGVTLSLRDLTRCGRSLLLSIHQLRDAERSCDRFVLLNSGGVVVAGTLPELQVKIGRPDANLEDVFYALV, encoded by the coding sequence ATGTTGATCGCGGAAGAATTCTCCAAGTATTTTGGATCTGTGTGTGCGCTGAAAGAGGTCGGGCTCTCCCTGCCGGATGGCCAAATTCTGGGACTCATAGGTCCTAATGGCGCAGGTAAGACGACATTTCTGCAGGGCCTCGCTGGTCTCCTTCCGATGAGCTCAGGACGACTAAGCTGGAATGGAGTTCAAGTTCCACTTCGAAATCGGCCAAAGTTACTGTTCTATCTGGAGGACGGAATTGCTCCACATCCTGATCTTTCCGTCGGTGCTGTCCTTGATTTTTATGCAAAGATCTTCGGACGCGGGGGCAACGAGAGGGATGAAGCACTTGAGAGGTTTGACCTTCCAAGTTATGCCTCCAACCGGATTAAATCTCTCTCAAAAGGCACTTTGAAACGATTGCTCCTAAGCCTAGCTTGGCTCGCTCACCAAGAAGTGCTGCTTCTCGATGAACCTTTCGATGGTCTGGATCTAAGACAGGTGCGCGGAGTTACATTGTCTTTGCGAGATCTGACAAGATGCGGCAGGAGTCTACTGCTTTCAATCCATCAACTGAGAGACGCGGAGCGATCCTGCGATCGGTTTGTGCTTTTGAATTCTGGTGGAGTAGTGGTTGCTGGCACTTTGCCTGAGCTGCAAGTAAAGATTGGACGCCCAGATGCCAATTTGGAAGATGTGTTTTATGCACTGGTCTAA
- a CDS encoding ABC transporter permease: MHWSKLKLLFLIELRTLFASRAFWILLLISSPLTGYSFMTAIDLYNQSSRAALTSPQLATGLNPFDGIIVPTLGGLYLVLTLLFPFLAIRMLSTDKASGAFRILLQLPSSAVDLIASKTLVLACALLVVEIPGILAIVLWRVSGGHVYVPEVFSILLGHALYGLIIGAISLFAAAITGSASTAAIVALGFTLGSWVLDFAALGSNAFVRGIARLSLTAALKPFEQGLLVGATIVGGSTAILMFLVLTTVWWHPGRLMWEKSYASTAIVIAWIFIVVFARYTGSADFTEDRRHSLAPAVVTALRQIQKPIRITVYLGSEDPRLLDFSQSVLAKLRRALPKTKVDFPLGRGGGFLGSTQEDKYGLIIYSVGTKEAQSRSTSPEEILPLLWELAGIDPPIQQSESPYRGYPHIIHSSRLSEICFYLALPSISLLGLVHSMRS, translated from the coding sequence ATGCACTGGTCTAAGCTCAAACTTTTATTCCTGATCGAGTTGCGCACCCTCTTTGCATCTCGCGCTTTTTGGATCCTGCTGCTCATTTCTTCTCCTCTGACTGGCTATAGTTTTATGACAGCGATTGACCTCTATAACCAGTCCAGCCGCGCTGCCTTGACATCGCCTCAGCTAGCGACGGGATTGAACCCATTCGATGGAATTATTGTCCCGACTCTTGGCGGACTATATCTCGTCTTGACTTTGCTTTTCCCATTTCTGGCCATTCGCATGTTGTCAACGGACAAAGCCTCAGGAGCATTTCGCATCTTACTTCAGTTACCCTCATCTGCTGTTGATTTGATCGCCTCTAAGACTCTCGTGCTAGCGTGCGCTCTTCTGGTAGTAGAAATTCCAGGCATTCTGGCCATCGTTCTTTGGCGAGTCTCCGGTGGCCACGTTTATGTACCGGAAGTGTTTTCTATATTGCTTGGTCACGCTCTCTACGGACTAATCATTGGTGCCATCTCACTTTTCGCGGCAGCCATCACAGGGAGTGCCTCCACCGCTGCGATCGTCGCCCTTGGCTTTACGTTGGGTTCATGGGTTTTGGACTTCGCCGCTCTCGGCAGTAACGCTTTTGTTCGCGGCATTGCACGCCTCTCTTTGACGGCAGCTCTTAAACCGTTTGAACAAGGTCTTCTCGTCGGGGCCACGATCGTAGGTGGCAGTACTGCAATCCTTATGTTCCTTGTGCTCACCACGGTCTGGTGGCACCCAGGTAGGCTGATGTGGGAAAAATCATACGCTTCAACAGCAATCGTCATTGCGTGGATATTTATTGTTGTTTTCGCAAGATACACAGGATCGGCGGATTTTACAGAAGATCGGCGACATTCCCTTGCGCCAGCCGTGGTGACTGCATTAAGGCAGATTCAGAAACCGATTCGGATCACTGTCTATCTGGGTTCCGAAGATCCTCGTCTCCTTGATTTCAGCCAATCCGTTCTTGCGAAACTTCGTCGTGCACTACCTAAAACCAAAGTGGATTTTCCGTTGGGACGCGGGGGCGGATTCCTCGGATCGACTCAAGAAGACAAATACGGGTTGATCATTTATTCGGTTGGAACAAAGGAGGCACAAAGCCGTTCCACATCGCCAGAGGAGATTCTGCCACTACTGTGGGAGTTGGCCGGAATCGACCCTCCAATCCAGCAATCTGAATCTCCTTATCGCGGTTATCCTCACATAATTCACTCCTCCCGATTATCCGAGATATGTTTCTATCTCGCTTTGCCGTCGATCTCACTCTTAGGATTAGTGCATTCAATGAGGAGCTAA
- a CDS encoding AcrB/AcrD/AcrF family protein, which yields MEDARQLAPVAAPEFWFSRLSKPLIFIIIALSIIAIYLAFTIPVAVFPEVNFPRIIIGIDNGVMPIDQMMVTITRPVEDAVNSVPGLQRVNSITSRGSAEIDLFFNWNVDMVQTLQLVNSAVAQVQTALPNTAKFDTHRLTFASFPILGYSLTSDSVPQTQLWELATYSLKPQLNRLDGVATVLVQGGDEPEYLITPQPSKLLTAGITVSDILNAVAKTNTVDSPGLIQDNHQLVLGLVNGQVRNPEQLGQIVVKVSNSGIPIHITDVAAVSRGTKPKYTIVTANGKPAVLLSINRQPDSNTVRVADQIHAKIDELRKTLPPGIHLEPYYDQSGLIRDSINSVRDAILIGLVLASIVIVLFLRDWGSSAVAGMVIPITILITFIVLKVMGESFNLMTLGGLAAAVGLVIDDAIVVIENIVLHRDLGQGRLQAIYSALREVTAPLIGSTVTPVVVFLPLIAIHGVYGTFFRALAVTMGVALFTSLALALTWTPNLSQYFVRRKSEHELDEVAAADWTQRERLEHLIEAEEASYGKRFHAVVDFYERWLRRALERPLLLAGLSVVLIIVAYFCYRGLGSDLLPSMDEGGFIVDYIMPPGSSLAETNRVISHVEQIIRSEPDVESTSRRTGLQLGLAAVTEANTGDIAVKLKPKHEHSSEEVIADLRVKIKQQEPELDTEFPQLLQDMIGDLTSAPEPVVIKLFSEDGNLLVKTGPRVADAISKIEGVVDVQNGVENTTSGPAVNYQIDPPTVARAGFTPDEVAIDAAAILEGEPATAPVVTNDRAYTVRVRFPEGNRASIEAMNNTLLTSSAGRTASLGSLATVTQIPGQTEIRRENLQRDLQVTARLEGVDLGTGVAKVKDAIAKLNLPSSIRVEYGGLYAEQQQTFRDFVFVFIMAFAFVFAVLLFEFRSFSAPTAILSSALLSTAGVFLALLVTGTTFSVSAFMGLIMVIGIVAKNGILLLDAEHEFRRAGFTPEEAMMRAGRRRLRPIAMTAIAAVAGMLPLAFAIGSGSEMLQPLAIAVIGGILISMVLSLLVTPAVYFYLNHAAPLGKL from the coding sequence ATTGAGGATGCCAGGCAACTTGCTCCAGTTGCGGCACCTGAGTTCTGGTTTTCGCGTCTCTCTAAACCCCTTATCTTCATCATTATTGCCCTCTCCATTATCGCCATCTATCTGGCATTCACAATTCCCGTTGCTGTATTTCCCGAGGTGAATTTTCCACGCATCATCATCGGCATCGATAACGGAGTAATGCCGATCGATCAAATGATGGTTACGATTACGCGGCCTGTTGAAGATGCAGTGAATAGTGTTCCTGGGCTGCAGCGCGTCAATTCCATTACCAGCCGCGGTTCTGCTGAGATCGATTTGTTCTTCAACTGGAACGTGGACATGGTACAGACGTTGCAACTGGTGAACTCTGCGGTTGCTCAGGTACAAACAGCGCTTCCCAACACCGCAAAGTTCGACACGCACCGCCTTACTTTCGCAAGCTTTCCTATTTTGGGATACAGCCTCACTTCAGATAGCGTGCCTCAGACTCAGCTGTGGGAACTTGCGACGTATAGCCTCAAGCCGCAACTCAATCGACTCGATGGTGTGGCCACCGTGCTAGTGCAAGGTGGAGATGAACCGGAGTACCTCATCACTCCTCAACCTTCGAAGTTGCTGACCGCCGGAATTACCGTTAGTGACATTCTCAATGCTGTCGCCAAGACCAACACTGTCGATTCTCCAGGATTGATTCAGGACAATCACCAGCTCGTGCTGGGGTTAGTCAATGGTCAGGTGCGCAACCCCGAACAGCTTGGTCAAATCGTGGTTAAGGTCAGTAACAGCGGTATCCCGATCCACATTACGGACGTAGCTGCGGTCAGCCGAGGCACCAAACCGAAATACACCATCGTGACGGCGAATGGGAAGCCGGCTGTGCTGCTATCCATTAATCGTCAGCCAGACAGCAACACAGTAAGAGTGGCTGATCAGATCCACGCGAAAATTGACGAACTCAGAAAGACCTTGCCCCCGGGCATCCATCTTGAGCCTTACTATGACCAATCGGGTTTAATCAGAGATTCGATCAACAGTGTGCGTGATGCCATTCTGATCGGATTGGTCCTGGCTTCGATCGTCATCGTGCTGTTTCTGCGTGATTGGGGCAGCTCCGCAGTGGCAGGCATGGTGATCCCGATCACCATCTTGATCACTTTTATTGTCCTGAAAGTGATGGGAGAGAGCTTCAATCTGATGACGCTCGGAGGTCTAGCTGCCGCCGTCGGTCTAGTCATCGACGATGCCATTGTGGTCATCGAAAACATTGTTCTCCACCGCGACTTAGGTCAGGGAAGATTGCAGGCGATCTACAGCGCGTTACGCGAAGTCACAGCTCCACTGATCGGATCCACCGTTACTCCAGTTGTTGTCTTTTTGCCACTCATCGCCATTCACGGCGTATACGGCACTTTCTTTCGAGCACTTGCAGTCACGATGGGCGTAGCACTTTTTACTTCGCTTGCATTGGCGCTGACGTGGACCCCAAATCTCAGCCAGTACTTTGTACGGCGCAAGTCGGAGCACGAACTGGATGAGGTTGCCGCTGCCGATTGGACCCAGCGCGAGCGCTTGGAACATCTGATCGAAGCCGAGGAAGCCTCGTACGGCAAGCGATTCCACGCAGTAGTCGATTTTTATGAGCGATGGCTGCGACGCGCGCTCGAGCGTCCGCTGCTGCTGGCCGGCTTGAGTGTTGTACTGATCATCGTGGCCTACTTCTGTTACCGCGGGCTGGGTTCCGACCTGCTGCCATCAATGGACGAAGGGGGCTTTATCGTCGATTACATCATGCCCCCCGGCAGTTCACTCGCGGAAACGAATCGTGTGATCAGCCACGTTGAGCAGATCATCCGCTCCGAACCTGATGTGGAGAGCACGTCACGGCGCACGGGACTGCAACTCGGATTGGCGGCAGTTACTGAGGCCAATACCGGCGACATTGCCGTGAAGCTCAAACCAAAGCACGAACACTCATCGGAAGAGGTGATTGCCGATTTGCGTGTGAAGATAAAGCAACAGGAGCCGGAGTTAGATACTGAGTTTCCACAACTGCTCCAGGACATGATTGGGGATCTTACGAGCGCCCCCGAGCCGGTCGTGATTAAGCTCTTCTCCGAGGATGGCAATTTACTGGTAAAGACTGGTCCGCGGGTAGCGGATGCTATTTCTAAGATTGAAGGCGTGGTGGACGTTCAGAACGGGGTCGAGAACACTACGAGTGGGCCCGCTGTGAACTATCAGATTGATCCGCCCACGGTCGCGCGCGCGGGCTTCACTCCCGACGAGGTGGCGATCGACGCGGCAGCGATTCTCGAGGGAGAACCAGCCACTGCCCCTGTAGTAACGAACGATCGTGCATACACCGTGCGAGTGCGCTTTCCCGAAGGGAATCGCGCGAGCATTGAAGCGATGAACAATACTCTTTTGACGAGTTCAGCTGGCAGAACGGCCAGCCTTGGCTCGCTGGCGACAGTTACGCAAATCCCTGGACAGACCGAAATCCGTCGTGAAAACCTGCAGCGGGATCTTCAAGTCACGGCGAGATTAGAAGGAGTAGATCTTGGCACTGGCGTTGCGAAGGTAAAAGATGCAATTGCCAAACTGAATTTGCCCTCGTCGATTCGTGTGGAATACGGCGGGCTTTATGCGGAGCAACAGCAAACGTTCCGCGATTTTGTTTTCGTCTTCATCATGGCCTTTGCATTTGTGTTTGCTGTGTTGCTATTCGAATTTCGTAGCTTCTCGGCCCCGACCGCCATTCTCTCGTCTGCTCTTCTTTCTACGGCAGGCGTATTTCTCGCTCTCCTCGTAACGGGTACTACTTTCAGCGTCTCTGCGTTCATGGGACTCATCATGGTAATCGGCATTGTGGCCAAGAACGGAATTCTGCTGCTCGATGCCGAGCACGAGTTCCGCCGAGCTGGATTCACGCCAGAAGAGGCCATGATGCGGGCTGGCCGGCGTAGGCTCCGTCCGATCGCGATGACCGCCATCGCTGCGGTTGCTGGAATGCTTCCTCTCGCTTTTGCAATTGGCTCAGGATCGGAGATGCTCCAGCCCTTAGCCATCGCCGTGATTGGCGGCATCCTAATCTCGATGGTGCTCTCGCTGCTGGTGACACCGGCTGTGTATTTTTACTTGAACCACGCCGCGCCTTTGGGAAAGTTGTGA
- a CDS encoding citrate-proton symporter (is involved in the uptake of citrate and the transport of protons into the cell), giving the protein MENLSRISKAPKIWSIVRVASGNFLEMYDFMVFGYYAPEIARTFFPTASQFASLMLTLMTFGAGFLMRPLGAIVLGTYTDHHGRRAGLILTLGLMSVGTVSIACLPGYQKIGLIAPLLVLLGRLLQGFSAGAELGGVSVYLSEIATPGHKGFYVSWQSASQQVAVIFAAILGVILHSRFSPAQMVAWGWRVPLLIGCSIVPLLFLLRRTLEETDEFKRRRTRLSGREILVSLANNWRVVAIGMLLTTMTTVSFYMITAYTPTFGSTVLRLPSSDSLLVTLCVAASNLFWLPIMGAFSDRVGRKPLLLACTLLALITAYPALAWLVVAPSFSRLLVVELWLSFLYASYNGAMVVFLTEMMPIEVRTSGFSLAYSLATAIFGGFTPAISTYLIHVTGNRAIPGLWLSFAAACGLAATLVARSELKSSLEAQAAVPVSAR; this is encoded by the coding sequence ATGGAAAATTTAAGCCGAATCTCGAAAGCTCCAAAGATCTGGTCGATTGTGCGCGTTGCCAGCGGGAATTTCCTCGAAATGTATGACTTCATGGTCTTTGGTTATTACGCCCCAGAGATCGCTCGGACATTCTTTCCGACTGCCAGTCAATTCGCATCTCTGATGCTTACTCTGATGACCTTCGGTGCTGGGTTTCTGATGCGCCCTCTTGGAGCTATCGTACTTGGGACCTACACCGATCACCATGGCCGTCGCGCAGGCCTCATTTTGACTCTCGGGCTGATGTCAGTCGGCACTGTCTCAATCGCTTGTCTGCCTGGGTATCAGAAGATAGGACTCATTGCGCCACTTCTCGTCTTGCTGGGCCGATTACTACAGGGATTTTCGGCAGGTGCTGAGTTGGGTGGCGTTTCTGTTTACCTCTCCGAAATTGCCACCCCAGGACACAAAGGGTTCTACGTAAGCTGGCAATCGGCTAGCCAACAAGTAGCCGTTATATTTGCAGCTATTCTGGGCGTAATACTCCACTCACGCTTCTCGCCGGCACAGATGGTGGCTTGGGGATGGCGTGTGCCATTGCTGATCGGTTGCAGCATTGTGCCGCTCCTTTTTCTGTTGAGGCGAACGCTCGAAGAAACAGATGAATTTAAACGCCGAAGAACTCGTTTGAGCGGGCGCGAAATTCTGGTCTCGCTTGCGAATAATTGGCGTGTTGTGGCCATCGGGATGCTTCTGACAACGATGACTACGGTGTCCTTCTACATGATTACTGCGTATACTCCGACGTTCGGTAGTACCGTGCTGCGTCTTCCGAGTAGCGACAGCCTTCTTGTCACGTTGTGTGTGGCAGCCTCCAACCTATTTTGGCTGCCGATTATGGGGGCTTTCTCAGATCGTGTGGGGAGAAAGCCGTTGTTGCTTGCGTGCACGCTGCTTGCTCTCATCACTGCCTACCCAGCACTGGCGTGGTTAGTGGTTGCGCCGTCGTTCTCCCGATTGCTCGTGGTCGAACTGTGGTTGTCATTTCTTTACGCGAGTTATAACGGAGCAATGGTTGTCTTTCTCACAGAAATGATGCCCATTGAAGTCCGAACATCTGGTTTTTCTCTTGCATACAGCCTCGCGACGGCTATTTTTGGCGGCTTCACGCCTGCCATCAGCACATATCTAATTCATGTAACCGGCAATCGAGCCATTCCGGGACTATGGCTATCCTTTGCAGCGGCATGTGGATTGGCTGCCACTCTGGTTGCGAGGTCAGAACTGAAAAGCAGCCTGGAGGCGCAAGCCGCGGTTCCCGTCAGTGCGCGTTAG